Within Hydrogenoanaerobacterium saccharovorans, the genomic segment GGCAATCAAACAGATTCAATCCATCCCCAAACGTCCGCGCGAGCTCAACCCAGAAATTCCCGAAGGGCTTGAAATGATTACCATACGTGCAATGCAGAAAGACGTTGTTAAGCGTTATCATTCTGCTGCTGAAATGCTTCGGGATATCGAAGAGTTTAAACGCAACCCCAGTATCAGCTTTGAATATAAATATCTCTCTGAGCCTGCGCCAAAAGAGATTTCTCAAAGCATCAGCCGTGCCATGGCGGCATCGCCCGCAACACATAAACGCAGGCCCATCCCTTCAAGAAAAGGGATGCCCAAACAGCGTATGCGCAAAGAAGATAATAGAGAGGAGGAGCAGGAAGTGGTACAAAAAACACCCGTATTACCTATTTTGGCAGGTGTAGCAGGTGCATTCCTGCTGGTTTCTTCACTGTTTATATTTTGGATGTTTTATACGAACAATCCGTTTGAATCGGTTGAGCAAATAAAGCTGCCTGATTTTGTGGAGCAGAAGTACTCTACCGTAACGCAAAAGTATGGCAAAGAATTTAAAATTGAGCGCGAAGATATACCCAATAATCAGTACGAGCGCGGAATTATCATCGACCAAATTCCTAAGTCTGGGCGCAGAGTGCGCAAAGGCAGTACTATTACGTTAAAGGTAAGCAGCGGTGCACAAACTGTAGTGATGGAAGATTACGCGGGCATGCCTGTAAACGAAGTGTTGTCAAGGCTAAAAAGCTTTGGGCTAAAAGCAACCGAGTCTAACATCAACCACCCGGTGATTGCTAAAGGGCAGGTAATTAAAACCGACCCGCCCAAGGGGAGCGAAATCACAACCGATACGCCCGTAACCGTATATGTGAGCATGGGTGCAGAGAAAAAGATGGTGGCGGTACCCGACCTGATAGGAATGGATAAAGAGGAAGCAAAAGCAGCACTTGCCATGAACCTGCTGAAAGTAGGCTCGGTTACACCAGTAACATACAGCCAGCTAGACCCCGAAAAATTTGAAGTGGAGCCCGAAATTGGCACGGTTGTAACACAAAGCCCCGAACCGATGGGCGAAGGGGACAGCGAACGTATGGTGGCAGAGGGCACTGCAGTGAACATCGGCGTTTACGAAGGTGACACTAATGTTATTCGTATGAATGTAAAAATTCAATTACCTAAACTGGATAAAGCGGTTAAGCTTACCGCTGAGATGAACGGTAAAATTGTGAAAGAAGCTTCACTTAATCCGAAAAAAGAAAAGATTTGGACAGTTACTTTCGAGAGCGAATACACAAGCGAAAGTGCCGTTATTTATATCGGCAGTGAGGTATATCAAGAGTTGGAACTTGATTTCAGCCATGGTACCCACTCCGTTATTACTGATAATTCTGATATGTTTGAATAAAAATTAAACTTGCAGACGGAGTGAATAAAGGCATATTGCTTTGCAGTACGGGTCCACCTACTTTAACAGTTGGGAGATGCAGAATGGATACAAAAAGCGGTTTAATTATAAAGGCGATGAGCGGTTTTTACTATGTTAAATGCGGTGATGACCTGATTGAATGCCGTGCGCGCGGATTGTTTCGCAAACAGGGGCAGGAGGTTTTGGTGGGAGACACCGCTAAAGTAGAAATGACCGATGGCGGTAAAGGCTATGTGGTAGATATTGGGGAGCGCAAAAATGTTTTGGTGCGCCCGCCGCTTGCTAACATCGACCAACTGGTTATGGTGATTTCTACCTGCGAGCCATTGCCGAATTTACTTGTGATTGACCGACTGATTGCAATAGCTGAACGCAAGGGCATAGACCCACTTTTGGTGTTTACCAAAAAAGATATGGCCGATTCTCAGAGATATGCCGAAATCTATCGTCATGCGGGTTTTCGTGTGGCAGAGGTTTCTAACATTACGGGTGAGGGCATCGATGCAGTACGGGCACAGCTTTCGGGTAAAATCAGTGCATTTTCGGGTAATTCGGGTGTGGGTAAATCCAGCCTGCTCAACTGCTTGGACAAAAGGCTTGCTATCCCCACGGCGGAAATCAGCCAAAAGTTGGGCAGAGGGCGGCATACCACCCGGCATATAGAATTGTTCCCGTTGCCCGAGGGCGGTTATGTTGCCGATACACCCGGTTTTTCATCGCTGGATTTGGAACGCTGCGAAGTGATTTTGAAAGAAGACTTGGCAGAATGCTTTCGTGAATTTGCCGATTACAGCGATAAATGCAAATTTACGGGCTGTTCGCATACCAAAGAAAAAGGGTGTGCGGTACTTGCCGCTTTAGAGCGAGGAGAAATTGAGCCTTCGCGCCATGCAAGTTATATAAGTATGTGGAATGATGTGAAAGATTTAAAGGAGTGGGAACTGAAGTGAGTCGCTGTATTATCATTGCCGCCCACAACGAAGTAGCAGTAAAAAGCATTGTGAATATACGTGCCGACGATTTTATTATTTGTGCCGACGGCGGATATGCATTTGCAGCAGCAGAGGGGATTGTTCCGAACCTCGTAATCGGGGATTTCGACTCGTTTCACGGTGTTGTTGAATCCGGCATTGAGGTAGAACGGGTTGCCGCTGAAAAAGACGATACAGATACATTGCTCTGTTTAAAGCGGGGAATCGAACGCGGATTTGAGGAGTTTATCATTGTGGGTGGTATTGGCGGCAGGCTGGACCATACCTTAGCCAACCTGCAGACTGTGGCATATGGCTGCGAACGCGGCTGTTTTGTGTTATTGGCAGACAAAGGCAACCTTGTTACCATGATTGGTGCGGATACGGTGAAGCTGCCCAAAGTGGATGGATATAAATTATCGGTATTCGCATTTGGTGATGTATGTGAAGGGGTATGTGAGAGCGGGGTAAAATATCCGCTAACCAATGCAACCATCACAAACACATTTCCTATTGGTGTAAGCAACGAGATCGAAGCCGAGAACGCAGTGATTTCTTGTAAAAAAGGCAAATTACTGCTTGTAATGTCAAAAGAATAAGAAAGTTTTTTAAGACTTATCTATTGCTTTCTTATGGAGCTTCTCTTTGCACGAGCAAAAAGAATGTTCCCTATAGAACAGGGGCGGAACCCCGCAGACATAGATTTATAATGCCATAATCCCGAAGCTGCAGAATATAGGAAGAGTTAAGAGTAGAAAATGATGGTACACTTGTTATACAAGTAATTTTTAAGGATGCCGAAAGGCGTCCTTTTTTTATGGTTGTAACAAAAACCTTGCAAAATGCGTATGATGAAGCAAGAACAAAAGCATAGGGAAAGGACGGTGAGGGTATGCGCAGACGGTGCTGCAGAGGTGCGAATTGGTGTTTAATTGCGATTTCGCTTGGCGTAGGATTGTTGGTGGTATTATTTTGCCCGTTATGGGTACTGCTGACACTGGCGGCAATTGCACTCATTGTACTGGGAGCCCTCATGTGTTAGCGTTAGAAGGGTGGTACATAATGAAAATTGTTGTGGTGAAAAGTCCAAGATTCTTAGCGCCCTTGCTTCGACTGATCTTTAGGATCAAAAAAGATGACTGATGGCGCGCCATCGCAAGTAAGGCCGTCCGCTGTATGCGGATGGTCTTATTTTGTTTGCATCAACACTTTTTCTTTGCACACAAACCGCATATTTAGGACAACAAGCGAATATAGTTACTGTAGAAACTGAAAGAAGGGGAGAGTATCCTTATGGAGCTAAAGGTTATCAAAGAATCGGTTACCGTAAATGAGGTGGTCTACGATTCATTTACAGAGCTGCCCATAGAGTGTGATGTTCTGTTGCCGGACTATTGCCCCGACATCATGAAGGTGCTTAAATGCTGCGCCACACCTGTGTTCACACAAACTACCGTGGAGGGCGGCAGCCTTACGGTGGAGGGGTACGCTCTGCTGGAATTGTACTACCTGTCGGACAACATGAAAATTCGGTGCAGCGAGCACAAAACCCCGTTTAGCAAAGTGTTGGATCTTAAGGGGAATCCTGAAAATCCGACTGTAAGCGTTACTGCCACTGTTGATTATCTTAATTGCCGTGCAATTAACCAGCGCAGGGTTGATATTCGCGGCGCCATGACAATGTCTGTAAAGGTAATTGCACAAAAAAGCGAAACCGTTGTGAGTGACGCAGAGGGCGGAGGCGTTCAGCTGCGTAAGAGCACAATGGGTACCACTTGTGTGGTTGGTACAGCAGAGCGCCAATTTACTGTGCGAGAAGATTTGGAGCTTGGTTACGGTAAGTCTGCAATTACATCAATTGTACGCAAACAAGTGCATGCGGTGGTAACAGACTGTAAAGTAATCTCCAATAAAATCGTGGTAAAAGGGGAACTAATCATTAGTTTGTTCTACCTTGATGAAAACGATGAAAAACCGCAGACCATGCAATATAATCTGCCTATCAGCCAGATTATAGATCTTTCGGGTGTGGATGAGGACTGCAAATGCGATGTGCGTTTCCGCGTGATATCCAGTGATATCCAACCCAAAGCAGATCTTGACGGTGAGGCGACAATGCTCTCTGCAGAGGTTACCATTTGTGCGGTTGCCAAGGCGTACCGTAACACGCATTTTTCGGCAGTTTCCGATGCATTTTCTACCTCTTATGATTCCAGCTTTACCGAAAGCCCAATGACAGCACTGAAGCTGATTGAGATTGTGGATGACAAGCACCAGTATAAAGAGCAGATGGAATTGCCCGAAGATGTTGCTACGGTAATGTATATGTGGTGCAGTGCCGCATTTACAGGAGGAAAACTCGAGGGCAACGAAGCGCAGCTAGAGGGGAAATTGTTGCTGAGCATGTTTGCACGGGATAATGAAAACAACCCTGTTTACTTTGAAAAACCAGTAGATTTTACACATGCAATCGAGCTTTCGGGCAACGATGACAATTTACTTGCAGATATTACTATGAAACCGACTTCGTGTGAGTTTACCCCCGTCGGCGACGGAAAAATTGAAGTCCGTGCAGAAATTGCCATCGGCGGTGCACTGTACAGTGTGATAAAAGGTAAAGTAATGAGCGAACTTGCTGTGGATGAAAACAAACCTCAAAAACGGGACGGCAATACCGCCCTAACAATCTATTTTGCACAGCAGGGCGAATGTGTTTGGGATATTGCGAAGCGGTATCACACCTCGGTGGCGGCGGTAATGGAGGAAAACTCACTCGATAAAGAACTGCTGCATAACCGCACCACATTGCTCATTCCGCTGGTTGTTTGAAAGAGCGAAGGAGGTAACTGAATGATGGAAACACGTAATATCTACCAAGATATTGCCACCCGCACAGATGGCGACATCTATATCGGGGTGGTAGGGCCGGTACGAACCGGTAAATCTACCTTTATCAAAAAGTTTATGGAAACGCTGGTGCTGCCGAACATCCAAAGTGACAGCCGCCGCGAACGTGCTACCGATGAACTGCCGCAATCTTCGGCCGGTCGAACCATTATGACTACCGAGCCGAAATTTATCCCTGAAGAAGCGGTAGAGATTCATGTAGACGACAATGCATCGCTGCAGGTACGGATGATTGACTGTGTGGGAT encodes:
- the pknB gene encoding Stk1 family PASTA domain-containing Ser/Thr kinase, producing MDRYIGKRLDGRYEIMELIGVGGMANVYKAHDLAEDRIVAVKILRDEFMSNEEFLRRFKNESKAIAILNHPNIVKVYDVIFNPQMQSIVMEYIDGISLKEYIDQQGVLKWKEAVYFTVQILRGLQHAHDRGIVHRDIKPQNIMLLYDGTIKITDFGIARFARSETKTITDRAIGSVHYISPEQARGDVTDEKADIYSVGVMLFEMLTGKLPFEADSPVSVAIKQIQSIPKRPRELNPEIPEGLEMITIRAMQKDVVKRYHSAAEMLRDIEEFKRNPSISFEYKYLSEPAPKEISQSISRAMAASPATHKRRPIPSRKGMPKQRMRKEDNREEEQEVVQKTPVLPILAGVAGAFLLVSSLFIFWMFYTNNPFESVEQIKLPDFVEQKYSTVTQKYGKEFKIEREDIPNNQYERGIIIDQIPKSGRRVRKGSTITLKVSSGAQTVVMEDYAGMPVNEVLSRLKSFGLKATESNINHPVIAKGQVIKTDPPKGSEITTDTPVTVYVSMGAEKKMVAVPDLIGMDKEEAKAALAMNLLKVGSVTPVTYSQLDPEKFEVEPEIGTVVTQSPEPMGEGDSERMVAEGTAVNIGVYEGDTNVIRMNVKIQLPKLDKAVKLTAEMNGKIVKEASLNPKKEKIWTVTFESEYTSESAVIYIGSEVYQELELDFSHGTHSVITDNSDMFE
- the rsgA gene encoding ribosome small subunit-dependent GTPase A; this translates as MDTKSGLIIKAMSGFYYVKCGDDLIECRARGLFRKQGQEVLVGDTAKVEMTDGGKGYVVDIGERKNVLVRPPLANIDQLVMVISTCEPLPNLLVIDRLIAIAERKGIDPLLVFTKKDMADSQRYAEIYRHAGFRVAEVSNITGEGIDAVRAQLSGKISAFSGNSGVGKSSLLNCLDKRLAIPTAEISQKLGRGRHTTRHIELFPLPEGGYVADTPGFSSLDLERCEVILKEDLAECFREFADYSDKCKFTGCSHTKEKGCAVLAALERGEIEPSRHASYISMWNDVKDLKEWELK
- a CDS encoding thiamine diphosphokinase, whose translation is MSRCIIIAAHNEVAVKSIVNIRADDFIICADGGYAFAAAEGIVPNLVIGDFDSFHGVVESGIEVERVAAEKDDTDTLLCLKRGIERGFEEFIIVGGIGGRLDHTLANLQTVAYGCERGCFVLLADKGNLVTMIGADTVKLPKVDGYKLSVFAFGDVCEGVCESGVKYPLTNATITNTFPIGVSNEIEAENAVISCKKGKLLLVMSKE
- the spoVM gene encoding stage V sporulation protein SpoVM — encoded protein: MKIVVVKSPRFLAPLLRLIFRIKKDD
- a CDS encoding DUF3794 and LysM peptidoglycan-binding domain-containing protein, producing the protein MELKVIKESVTVNEVVYDSFTELPIECDVLLPDYCPDIMKVLKCCATPVFTQTTVEGGSLTVEGYALLELYYLSDNMKIRCSEHKTPFSKVLDLKGNPENPTVSVTATVDYLNCRAINQRRVDIRGAMTMSVKVIAQKSETVVSDAEGGGVQLRKSTMGTTCVVGTAERQFTVREDLELGYGKSAITSIVRKQVHAVVTDCKVISNKIVVKGELIISLFYLDENDEKPQTMQYNLPISQIIDLSGVDEDCKCDVRFRVISSDIQPKADLDGEATMLSAEVTICAVAKAYRNTHFSAVSDAFSTSYDSSFTESPMTALKLIEIVDDKHQYKEQMELPEDVATVMYMWCSAAFTGGKLEGNEAQLEGKLLLSMFARDNENNPVYFEKPVDFTHAIELSGNDDNLLADITMKPTSCEFTPVGDGKIEVRAEIAIGGALYSVIKGKVMSELAVDENKPQKRDGNTALTIYFAQQGECVWDIAKRYHTSVAAVMEENSLDKELLHNRTTLLIPLVV